In Actinoplanes sp. NBC_00393, a single genomic region encodes these proteins:
- a CDS encoding choice-of-anchor B family protein — MLRGVRRTTLAATALLLLLAVAVAVAGPPATAHDPDTPEGKAEQAELLRIYEPTWRSGERLAGAPVTCVNGMADRYPCKNVELLSFLPQSALGGGGSSSMWYWSDTRDSSEYILYCRSNGVSFVNVTDPANPRYLGNLPAANGLSSSWCDIRTYRNYAYIGKDSVAHGIQVFDLNKLRGVTTTQTFTADARFTGLTNSHTLWINQNTGFLYVSGANTCRKGLTIYDIKTPLSLRQVACYDREVYSHESVVVNYAGPDTRFTGREIAFNYTGQGKRFQILDVTDKANIKVLSSVTHPGASFIHQGFATSDYKHMIVNDETISTRGGSPDFVYNIERLDAARYVGKDVAARGEFVNHNGYTVGNRHFQASYRGGLRILDTTAAASARLPEVGYFDVDPASNAAGYSGSWMVLPYLKNGVVAVQSIGVGLFLVRPTGTAAVS, encoded by the coding sequence ATGCTCCGGGGAGTCCGTCGCACCACACTGGCCGCCACCGCACTGCTGCTGTTGCTCGCCGTCGCCGTCGCCGTCGCCGGCCCACCGGCCACCGCGCACGATCCGGACACCCCGGAGGGCAAGGCCGAGCAGGCGGAACTGCTGCGCATCTACGAGCCCACCTGGCGCAGCGGCGAACGACTCGCCGGCGCGCCGGTGACCTGCGTCAACGGCATGGCCGACCGGTATCCGTGCAAGAACGTCGAGCTGCTCAGCTTCCTGCCGCAGTCCGCGCTGGGCGGCGGCGGCTCGTCGAGCATGTGGTACTGGAGCGACACCCGCGACAGCAGCGAGTACATCCTGTACTGCCGCTCCAACGGTGTCTCCTTCGTCAACGTCACCGACCCGGCCAACCCGCGATACCTCGGCAACCTGCCGGCCGCGAATGGTCTCAGCTCGTCCTGGTGCGACATCCGGACGTACCGCAACTACGCGTACATCGGCAAGGATTCCGTCGCGCACGGCATTCAGGTATTCGACCTCAACAAATTGCGCGGCGTCACCACCACGCAGACCTTCACCGCCGATGCCCGTTTCACCGGACTGACGAACAGCCACACCCTGTGGATCAATCAGAACACCGGTTTCCTGTACGTCTCCGGCGCGAACACCTGCCGCAAGGGCCTGACCATCTACGACATCAAGACGCCGCTGTCGCTGCGGCAGGTGGCCTGCTACGACCGTGAGGTGTATTCGCACGAGTCGGTCGTGGTGAACTACGCCGGCCCGGACACCAGGTTCACCGGCCGGGAGATCGCCTTCAACTACACCGGCCAGGGCAAACGGTTCCAGATCCTCGACGTCACCGACAAGGCCAACATCAAGGTCCTGTCCAGCGTCACCCATCCCGGCGCCAGCTTCATCCACCAGGGATTCGCCACCAGCGACTACAAACACATGATCGTCAACGACGAGACGATCAGCACCCGCGGCGGCAGCCCGGACTTCGTCTACAACATCGAACGGCTCGACGCCGCCCGGTACGTGGGCAAGGACGTCGCGGCGCGCGGCGAATTCGTCAACCACAACGGCTACACGGTCGGCAACCGGCACTTCCAGGCGTCCTACCGCGGCGGCCTGCGCATCCTCGACACCACCGCCGCCGCGTCGGCCAGGCTGCCCGAGGTCGGCTACTTCGACGTCGACCCGGCCTCCAACGCCGCCGGCTACAGCGGCAGCTGGATGGTCCTGCCGTACCTGAAGAACGGGGTGGTCGCCGTGCAGAGCATCGGCGTCGGCCTGTTCCTGGTGCGGCCCACCGGAACGGCGGCCGTGAGCTGA
- a CDS encoding TIR domain-containing protein, whose protein sequence is MRFDGFISYSHAADGRLAPAVQRGLHRLAKPWHRRRALWIFRDQTGLAVTPSLWTSIQQALDGSKHFVLLASPEAAGSPWVNREIEHWLATKSPGSILPVVTDGEWRWDPVAHDFSADSTAVPQALRGVFTEEPLFLDLRWARQDLQLSLQHIRFRDAIAQLAAPMHGVSKDELEGEDVRQHRRTRRLSAAAAAMLVALTLVASLSGVVAVRNADRATAAAAQARLQQQEASQQRSTAERATQESQRQQENARVQEGRAQAAAASARRQQQLADHQQSLAKDAAAEAKREQANAKRYRADAQRQKANAERQQANARRQQALAKDAAAQAERQKKLAQDAAADAEQQKKAAQDAAADAEQQKKLAQDAAADAEQQKANAEKQQAIAQDAAAEAELQKANAEREMANARRQQELANQATARAQEQEQLAAEHRELARKAEEERTRQEQLAREAQEEARRQREDAEQARLQQRISINQRLMGRARALMADDPKKALMLGVAAQRLHSDAPTREQLSRLVMSTHDAGSLTDATDVVALAGHVVATAGAAGTVSLWDTASPAEPVRLAELPAGDSTAKTLDAAPDGRMLAVVDGRSEAVLWDVTDPAGPVRKATLTDTAGIVTVTFSPDGKTVATSNRAKNTVLWDVSGDTPAPLATLPAAYPLKFSPDGRTGVTSGAAVTVWGLTDPAQPVKGATLEPAFSSGTIVDAAIEFNPKLPIVAVEGAGDYVWLWNLADPAQPRQGMSQLAAGGDAHLSAMGFSPDGRTLALADSHGTTTMWTVENDTWAWLSTLLATVSQPNGPVRSLAFAADGRTLATVDSRGTAALWYTRGRFAHDAIATLPGPYPARMVGLAYGPDSRSLIAAGQDGTAVPWDLSDPAAPVQGAKLPLHNAKVAGITLSRDGRTLAVTGSDKTVTLLDMTRPAEPTPLATITEAGEAVYAVAFSPDGRTLAVGRRDGKTTLWDLADRQQPTRLAELTLRKTLTALTFAPDGRTLAAGEGYNVSLWNVTDRSAPAQLASIPLSSWVSYTAQVLAFSPDGRTLAAGTDDDSTTVLWDVSNLSLPRKVAALAGHTSMVLSVAFSPDGRTLATASLDNSVMLWDVVEPGSPLRFATFKSADSQSLHAAFSPDGKTLAAGGTIGATKSVTLWDPTAPTELAADPARYACDVAGRGLTAEEWNRYVPELPHEPTC, encoded by the coding sequence ATGCGATTCGATGGCTTCATCTCCTACAGTCATGCCGCCGACGGCCGTCTCGCCCCGGCTGTCCAGCGTGGTCTGCACCGATTGGCGAAGCCGTGGCACCGGCGCCGCGCACTGTGGATCTTCCGGGATCAGACCGGGCTGGCGGTGACCCCCAGCCTGTGGACGTCGATTCAGCAGGCCCTGGACGGCTCGAAACACTTCGTGCTGCTCGCCTCCCCGGAGGCGGCCGGCTCGCCGTGGGTGAACCGGGAGATCGAGCACTGGCTGGCGACCAAGTCGCCGGGCAGCATCCTGCCGGTGGTGACCGACGGCGAGTGGCGCTGGGACCCGGTCGCCCACGATTTCAGCGCCGACTCGACGGCGGTGCCGCAGGCGCTGCGGGGCGTGTTCACCGAGGAGCCGCTGTTCCTGGACCTACGGTGGGCCCGCCAGGATCTGCAGCTGAGCCTGCAGCACATCCGGTTCCGCGACGCCATCGCGCAGCTCGCCGCGCCGATGCACGGGGTGAGCAAGGACGAGTTGGAGGGTGAGGACGTCCGCCAGCACCGGCGGACGCGGCGGCTGTCGGCCGCGGCGGCGGCGATGCTGGTGGCGTTGACGCTGGTCGCGTCGCTGTCCGGCGTCGTCGCGGTCCGCAACGCGGACCGGGCCACGGCCGCGGCGGCCCAGGCCCGGCTGCAGCAGCAGGAGGCGTCGCAGCAGCGCAGCACCGCCGAGCGGGCGACGCAGGAGTCGCAACGCCAGCAGGAGAACGCCCGGGTGCAGGAGGGCCGGGCGCAGGCGGCGGCCGCCTCGGCCCGCCGCCAGCAGCAGCTCGCCGATCACCAGCAGTCGCTGGCCAAGGACGCCGCCGCGGAGGCGAAGCGGGAGCAGGCCAACGCCAAGCGCTACCGGGCCGACGCGCAACGGCAGAAAGCCAACGCGGAACGCCAGCAGGCCAACGCGAGACGCCAGCAGGCGTTGGCAAAGGACGCCGCTGCGCAGGCCGAGCGGCAGAAAAAGCTGGCGCAAGACGCCGCTGCCGACGCCGAGCAGCAGAAGAAGGCGGCGCAGGACGCCGCCGCCGACGCCGAGCAGCAGAAGAAGCTGGCGCAAGACGCCGCCGCCGACGCCGAGCAGCAGAAGGCCAACGCCGAGAAGCAGCAGGCCATAGCGCAGGACGCCGCCGCAGAGGCCGAGCTGCAGAAAGCCAACGCCGAGCGGGAGATGGCGAACGCCCGCCGGCAGCAGGAGCTGGCGAACCAGGCGACGGCGCGGGCGCAGGAACAGGAACAACTCGCCGCGGAGCACCGCGAGCTGGCCCGCAAGGCGGAGGAGGAACGCACCCGGCAGGAGCAGCTCGCCCGCGAGGCGCAGGAGGAGGCCCGCCGCCAGCGCGAGGACGCGGAGCAGGCCCGCCTGCAGCAGCGCATCTCGATCAACCAGCGGCTGATGGGACGGGCCCGCGCGCTGATGGCGGACGACCCGAAGAAGGCGCTCATGCTGGGCGTGGCCGCGCAGCGGCTGCATTCCGACGCGCCGACCCGCGAGCAGCTCAGCCGCCTGGTCATGTCGACGCACGACGCCGGCTCCCTCACCGACGCGACCGATGTGGTCGCGCTGGCCGGACACGTCGTCGCCACCGCCGGGGCCGCCGGGACGGTGTCGCTGTGGGACACGGCGAGCCCGGCCGAGCCGGTCCGGCTCGCCGAGCTGCCGGCCGGCGACAGCACGGCGAAGACTTTGGATGCCGCGCCGGACGGGCGGATGCTCGCGGTGGTCGACGGCCGTTCGGAGGCGGTGCTGTGGGACGTGACCGATCCGGCCGGCCCGGTCCGCAAGGCGACGCTGACCGACACTGCCGGCATCGTCACCGTGACGTTCAGCCCCGACGGAAAGACCGTCGCGACGAGCAACCGTGCCAAGAACACCGTGCTGTGGGACGTCTCCGGTGACACGCCGGCCCCGCTGGCGACGCTGCCGGCGGCCTATCCGTTGAAGTTCAGCCCGGACGGGCGGACCGGGGTGACCAGCGGCGCCGCGGTCACCGTCTGGGGGCTGACCGACCCGGCCCAGCCGGTGAAGGGGGCCACCCTCGAGCCCGCCTTCAGCTCCGGCACGATCGTCGACGCGGCCATCGAGTTCAACCCGAAGCTGCCGATCGTGGCCGTCGAGGGCGCCGGCGACTACGTGTGGCTGTGGAACCTCGCCGACCCGGCCCAGCCGCGGCAGGGCATGTCGCAGCTCGCCGCCGGCGGAGACGCGCATCTGAGCGCGATGGGGTTCAGCCCGGACGGGCGCACCCTGGCGCTCGCCGACTCGCACGGGACGACGACGATGTGGACCGTCGAGAACGACACGTGGGCGTGGCTGTCGACGCTGCTGGCCACCGTCTCGCAGCCCAACGGGCCGGTCCGGTCGCTGGCGTTCGCCGCGGACGGGCGGACGCTGGCGACCGTGGACAGCCGGGGAACAGCGGCGCTGTGGTACACCCGGGGCCGGTTCGCGCACGACGCGATCGCCACGCTGCCGGGACCGTATCCGGCGAGGATGGTGGGGCTGGCGTACGGGCCGGACAGCCGCTCGCTGATCGCGGCCGGCCAGGACGGCACGGCCGTACCGTGGGATCTGTCCGACCCGGCCGCGCCCGTGCAGGGCGCCAAGCTGCCGCTGCACAACGCCAAGGTCGCCGGGATCACGCTGAGCCGCGACGGCCGTACCCTGGCGGTCACCGGCTCGGACAAGACGGTGACGCTGCTCGACATGACCCGTCCCGCCGAGCCCACACCCCTGGCCACGATCACCGAGGCAGGCGAGGCCGTCTACGCGGTGGCGTTCAGCCCGGACGGCCGCACCCTCGCGGTCGGCCGCCGCGACGGCAAGACGACCCTGTGGGACCTGGCCGACCGGCAACAGCCCACCCGGCTCGCCGAGCTCACGCTGCGCAAGACGCTGACGGCGCTCACGTTCGCCCCTGACGGGCGCACCCTGGCCGCCGGCGAAGGCTACAACGTGTCGTTGTGGAACGTGACCGACCGCTCGGCGCCGGCGCAGCTGGCCTCGATCCCGCTGAGCAGCTGGGTCAGCTACACCGCCCAGGTGCTGGCGTTCAGCCCGGACGGGCGCACCCTGGCAGCCGGCACCGACGACGACTCGACGACCGTGCTGTGGGACGTCTCCAACCTGTCGCTGCCCCGCAAGGTCGCCGCCCTGGCCGGGCACACCAGCATGGTGCTTTCGGTCGCCTTCAGCCCGGACGGGCGCACCCTGGCCACCGCCAGCCTGGACAACTCCGTCATGCTGTGGGACGTCGTGGAACCCGGCAGCCCGCTGCGGTTCGCGACGTTCAAGAGCGCCGACTCGCAGAGCCTGCACGCCGCGTTCAGCCCGGACGGGAAGACCCTCGCGGCCGGCGGCACCATCGGCGCCACCAAGAGTGTCACGCTGTGGGATCCCACCGCGCCGACCGAACTCGCCGCCGACCCGGCCCGCTACGCCTGCGACGTCGCCGGGCGTGGGCTGACCGCCGAGGAATGGAACCGCTACGTCCCCGAACTCCCGCACGAGCCCACCTGCTGA
- a CDS encoding AfsR/SARP family transcriptional regulator, which yields MTARFGVLGSVEAWIGGDPVDLGHARQRCVLGVLLVEAGHPVTVDQLIDRVWGEHAPQRAAGALYSYLSRLRRAVAGAAGAGIRREPGGYLLTVDPQTVDLHRFRWLMTLARAAESDRVAADLIEQALAEWRGEPFAALDTPWLNATRRTLLGERFAAELDGNDVLLRLGRHGELLPALSAAVAEQTLDERLAGQLMLALYRCGRQADADEQYRRIRHSLAEELGSDPGADLQRLHEQILAADPALAGPPADTRRPGVVAPAPAVTAPTQLPADVRAFIGRTDEMSALDRLLAAPGDEPPLTVALLSGTAGVGKSALAVRWAHRVRDAYPDGQLYVNLRGYDAEQPVAVADALAGFLTALGVHGPEIPAGTDERAGRYRSELTGRRMLVLLDNASSVEQVRPLLPGTGSCLVLITSRDSLPGLVAVDGAERVNLDLLPLPDAVALLRQLIGERVDREPAAAAELAAACARLPLALRIAAELAAERTGVPLAELVTELGDHQDRLDLLDAGGDPHAEVRAVFSWSYQNLPAAAAQVFRLLGLHPGETAHVDAVAALTGARVGEARRLLGVLARASLVQAGAGGRYGMHDLLRAYAAELATGHDAEADRRAALTRLFDHYLARSVTAMRTLYPDGEPAAGDPDVARAWIEAERPNLAAVCTYGAAHGWHRHTIDLAETLFRYLDAGGPVTEAATVTASAVSAARAVGDRDAQARALSNLGRLHRRQGRLHEAADTYRQALTLYAGLEQGAAEAQVLRNLGSVAWRLGDYRQAAEHYRRAWTVYQQLGDDAGQADALVRLGLVDARLGEQKQAAQQFEAALQRYAGLGDRFSEAYVLSLLARLPDRPAPLDRAAAHLEQSLAAVRRAGDRTAEAYVRHDLAAVHAHLGRLAEAAGHLRGALVLHRRIGDRASEAEVLNDLGQVLRDAGDAAEARAQHEQALTLAEEIGDRYEQARAHGGLAAAWQDTGELARARPHRDRARRLYADLQVPEAPQAGAAATGQQVGSCGSSGT from the coding sequence TTGACGGCGCGGTTCGGTGTGCTGGGCAGTGTGGAGGCCTGGATCGGCGGCGATCCCGTCGACCTGGGACACGCCCGGCAGCGGTGTGTGCTGGGCGTGCTGCTGGTGGAGGCGGGCCATCCGGTCACCGTGGACCAGCTGATCGACCGGGTCTGGGGCGAGCACGCGCCGCAGCGGGCCGCCGGCGCCCTCTACAGCTACCTGTCGCGGCTGCGGCGGGCGGTGGCCGGTGCGGCCGGGGCGGGGATCCGGCGCGAGCCGGGCGGCTATCTGCTCACCGTCGACCCGCAGACAGTCGACCTGCACCGGTTCCGCTGGCTGATGACACTGGCCCGGGCCGCCGAGTCGGACCGCGTGGCCGCCGACCTGATCGAGCAGGCGCTCGCCGAGTGGCGCGGTGAACCGTTCGCCGCTCTGGACACGCCGTGGCTGAACGCGACACGGCGCACCCTGCTCGGCGAGCGGTTCGCCGCCGAACTGGACGGCAACGACGTGCTGCTGCGCCTGGGCCGGCACGGCGAACTGCTGCCCGCACTGTCCGCCGCCGTCGCCGAGCAGACCCTGGACGAGCGGCTGGCCGGGCAGCTGATGCTGGCGCTGTACCGGTGCGGCCGGCAGGCCGACGCCGACGAGCAGTACCGGCGGATCCGGCACAGTCTCGCCGAGGAACTGGGCAGCGACCCGGGCGCGGACCTGCAGCGGCTGCACGAGCAGATCCTGGCCGCCGATCCCGCCCTGGCCGGACCGCCCGCCGACACCCGCCGGCCCGGTGTGGTGGCGCCCGCTCCCGCGGTGACGGCGCCGACCCAGTTGCCGGCCGACGTGCGAGCCTTCATCGGGCGTACCGATGAAATGTCCGCGCTGGACCGCCTGCTGGCCGCGCCGGGCGACGAGCCGCCGCTGACGGTCGCGTTGCTGTCCGGCACCGCCGGGGTCGGCAAATCCGCGCTGGCGGTGCGGTGGGCGCACCGCGTGCGCGACGCGTACCCCGACGGGCAGCTGTACGTGAACCTGCGCGGCTACGACGCCGAACAGCCGGTGGCGGTCGCGGACGCGCTGGCCGGGTTCCTCACCGCGCTCGGCGTCCACGGGCCCGAGATCCCGGCGGGCACCGACGAACGCGCCGGCCGGTACCGTTCCGAGCTCACCGGCCGGCGGATGCTGGTGCTGCTGGACAACGCGTCCTCAGTCGAGCAGGTCCGGCCGCTGCTGCCCGGCACCGGCTCGTGCCTCGTCCTGATCACCAGCCGTGACTCGCTGCCCGGTCTGGTGGCCGTGGACGGCGCCGAGCGGGTCAACCTCGACCTGCTTCCGCTGCCGGACGCGGTCGCGCTGCTGCGCCAGCTGATCGGCGAGCGGGTGGACCGCGAGCCCGCCGCGGCCGCCGAACTGGCCGCGGCGTGCGCCCGGCTGCCGCTGGCCTTGCGGATCGCCGCCGAGCTGGCCGCGGAACGCACCGGCGTGCCGCTGGCCGAGCTGGTCACCGAGTTGGGCGACCACCAGGACCGCCTCGATCTGCTGGACGCGGGCGGCGACCCGCACGCCGAGGTCCGGGCGGTGTTCTCCTGGTCGTACCAGAACCTGCCCGCTGCTGCCGCCCAGGTGTTCCGGCTGCTCGGGCTGCACCCGGGGGAGACCGCGCACGTCGACGCGGTGGCGGCGCTGACCGGCGCCCGGGTCGGTGAGGCGCGGCGGCTGCTCGGGGTGCTGGCCCGGGCCAGCCTGGTCCAGGCCGGTGCGGGCGGCCGGTACGGCATGCACGATCTGCTGCGCGCGTACGCCGCCGAACTCGCCACCGGCCACGACGCCGAGGCGGACCGGCGGGCCGCCCTGACCCGCCTGTTCGACCACTACCTGGCCCGCTCCGTCACGGCGATGCGCACGCTGTACCCGGACGGCGAACCGGCGGCCGGCGACCCGGATGTGGCCCGGGCCTGGATCGAGGCGGAACGGCCTAACCTGGCCGCGGTGTGCACGTACGGCGCCGCACACGGCTGGCACCGGCACACCATCGACCTCGCCGAGACCCTGTTCCGCTACCTCGACGCGGGCGGCCCGGTCACCGAGGCGGCGACCGTCACCGCGTCCGCGGTGTCCGCGGCCCGGGCCGTCGGCGACCGCGACGCGCAGGCGCGGGCCCTGTCCAACCTGGGACGGCTGCACCGCCGCCAGGGCCGGCTGCACGAGGCCGCCGACACCTACCGGCAGGCGCTGACCCTGTACGCGGGCCTCGAGCAGGGCGCGGCCGAAGCGCAGGTGCTGCGCAACCTGGGCAGCGTCGCCTGGCGCCTCGGCGACTACCGGCAGGCGGCCGAGCACTACCGGCGGGCCTGGACGGTGTACCAGCAGCTCGGTGACGACGCCGGGCAGGCCGACGCGCTGGTGCGCCTCGGGCTGGTCGACGCGCGGCTCGGCGAACAGAAGCAGGCGGCCCAGCAGTTCGAGGCCGCCCTGCAGCGGTACGCCGGGCTCGGTGACCGGTTCAGTGAGGCGTACGTGCTGTCCCTGCTCGCCCGGCTGCCGGACCGCCCGGCGCCGCTCGATCGGGCCGCCGCGCACCTGGAACAGAGTCTGGCCGCGGTGCGCCGGGCCGGCGATCGGACCGCGGAGGCGTACGTGCGGCACGATCTGGCCGCGGTCCACGCCCACCTGGGCCGCCTCGCCGAGGCTGCCGGCCACCTGCGCGGCGCCCTGGTGCTGCACCGGCGCATCGGGGACCGCGCCAGTGAGGCCGAGGTGCTCAACGACCTCGGGCAGGTGTTGCGCGACGCCGGGGACGCGGCCGAGGCCCGGGCCCAGCACGAGCAGGCGCTGACGCTGGCCGAGGAGATCGGCGACCGGTACGAGCAGGCCCGCGCCCACGGCGGCCTCGCCGCGGCCTGGCAGGACACCGGCGAGCTGGCGCGGGCCCGGCCGCACCGCGACCGCGCCCGCCGCCTGTACGCCGACCTGCAGGTGCCGGAAGCGCCGCAGGCCGGTGCCGCGGCGACCGGTCAGCAGGTGGGCTCGTGCGGGAGTTCGGGGACGTAG
- a CDS encoding electron transfer flavoprotein subunit alpha/FixB family protein yields the protein MAEVLVVVEAGVKKVTLEMLTIARGLGSVSAVVFGGADTAKLAEFGAEKIYVASGEDVEGYLVAPKATVVAELVKRVQPAAVLLGSTQEGKEIAGRLAVKLDNGLLTDAVAVEADGTATQVVFAGSTIVKSKVTRGLPIVTIRPNSVTPAPAAASPAVEELTVAVSEADKLTKVVERVAEQKGSRPELTEASIVVSGGRGVGNADNFKLVEELADLLGGAVGASRAAVDSGYYPHQFQVGQTGKTVSPQLYVALGISGAIQHRAGMQTSKTIVAVNKDAEAPIFELADFGVVGDLFKIVPQAADEIRKRK from the coding sequence ATGGCTGAGGTTCTGGTCGTCGTCGAGGCCGGCGTCAAGAAGGTCACCCTGGAGATGCTCACGATCGCCCGTGGGCTCGGCTCGGTGTCCGCGGTGGTGTTCGGCGGCGCCGACACCGCCAAGCTCGCCGAGTTCGGCGCGGAGAAGATCTACGTGGCGTCCGGTGAGGACGTCGAGGGCTACCTGGTCGCGCCGAAGGCGACCGTGGTCGCCGAGCTCGTCAAGCGGGTGCAGCCGGCGGCGGTGCTGCTCGGCTCCACGCAGGAGGGCAAGGAGATCGCCGGTCGGCTGGCGGTCAAGTTGGACAACGGGCTGTTGACCGATGCGGTCGCGGTCGAGGCGGACGGCACCGCGACGCAGGTGGTGTTCGCGGGTTCGACGATCGTGAAGTCGAAGGTCACGCGGGGTCTGCCGATCGTGACGATCCGCCCGAACTCGGTGACCCCGGCGCCGGCCGCGGCGTCGCCGGCGGTCGAGGAGCTGACGGTGGCGGTGTCGGAGGCGGACAAGCTGACCAAGGTGGTCGAGCGGGTCGCCGAGCAGAAGGGTTCGCGCCCGGAGCTGACCGAGGCGTCGATCGTGGTCTCCGGTGGCCGCGGTGTCGGTAACGCCGACAACTTCAAGCTGGTCGAGGAGCTGGCCGACCTGCTCGGCGGCGCGGTCGGCGCGTCGCGCGCGGCGGTCGACTCGGGTTACTACCCGCACCAGTTCCAGGTCGGGCAGACCGGCAAGACGGTGTCCCCGCAGCTGTACGTGGCGCTGGGCATCTCCGGCGCGATCCAGCACCGGGCCGGCATGCAGACCTCGAAGACGATCGTCGCGGTCAACAAGGACGCCGAAGCGCCGATCTTCGAACTCGCCGACTTCGGCGTGGTCGGCGACCTGTTCAAGATCGTCCCGCAGGCGGCCGACGAGATCCGCAAACGCAAATAA
- a CDS encoding electron transfer flavoprotein subunit beta/FixA family protein, translated as MNIVVLVKQVPDSGAERTLAADFSVDRASSSNVINEMDEYAIEEALKIKEAHGGEVTVLTVGPAGATDSIRKALSMGPDKAVHVQDDALHGSCAVATSKVLAAALGTLSADLILCGAESTDGRVQVIPHMLAELLGVAALTGARKLSVDGSQLTVERQTDEGYEVVTAATPAIVSVWDTINEPRYPSFKGIMAAKKKPVQSLALGDLGVAADEVGFAGATSQVLEFSKRPPRSGGAKVTDEGNGGEQLVAYLATEKFV; from the coding sequence GTGAACATCGTCGTACTGGTGAAGCAGGTACCCGACTCCGGTGCCGAGCGCACCCTGGCCGCTGATTTCTCGGTGGATCGGGCGTCGTCGAGCAATGTCATCAACGAGATGGACGAGTACGCCATCGAGGAAGCGCTGAAGATCAAGGAAGCGCACGGTGGTGAGGTGACCGTGTTGACGGTGGGCCCGGCGGGTGCGACCGACTCGATCCGTAAGGCGCTGTCGATGGGGCCGGACAAGGCGGTCCACGTGCAGGACGACGCGCTGCACGGCTCGTGTGCGGTGGCTACCTCCAAGGTGCTCGCCGCCGCGCTCGGCACGCTCAGCGCCGACCTGATCCTGTGTGGCGCGGAGTCGACCGACGGCCGGGTGCAGGTGATTCCGCACATGCTGGCCGAGCTTCTGGGCGTGGCGGCGCTGACCGGGGCGCGCAAGCTGAGCGTGGACGGGTCGCAGCTGACCGTGGAACGGCAGACCGACGAGGGCTACGAGGTCGTCACGGCCGCCACGCCGGCGATCGTCAGCGTCTGGGACACCATCAACGAGCCGCGGTACCCGTCGTTCAAGGGGATCATGGCCGCGAAGAAGAAGCCGGTGCAGAGCCTCGCCCTCGGCGACCTGGGCGTGGCCGCCGACGAGGTCGGCTTCGCGGGTGCCACCAGCCAGGTGCTGGAGTTCTCGAAGCGGCCGCCGCGCTCCGGCGGCGCGAAGGTCACTGATGAGGGCAACGGCGGCGAGCAGCTCGTCGCGTACCTCGCCACCGAGAAGTTCGTCTGA
- a CDS encoding TetR family transcriptional regulator, with product MDAPSTVEPVRERLATAAFALFAEKGYENTTIDEIAAAAGVARRTFFRQFRSKEDVIFPDHEPVIERVRWYLESSGSAEPVFAVAEATRLIFAAFMTSPERTLARYRLTRVVGPLRDREIASVARYERTLSDYLRGRLPDTSEAALAAHVAAASFAAAHNQVLREWLRAGGTRDAHPALDAALATVSAVMTPLIAGVAHDRRS from the coding sequence ATGGACGCACCCTCCACCGTCGAGCCGGTTCGCGAACGGCTGGCCACCGCCGCGTTCGCGCTGTTCGCGGAGAAGGGGTACGAGAACACCACGATCGACGAGATCGCGGCCGCCGCCGGCGTCGCCCGGCGCACCTTCTTCCGCCAGTTCCGGTCGAAGGAAGACGTGATCTTCCCGGACCACGAGCCGGTGATCGAGCGCGTCCGGTGGTACCTGGAGTCCTCCGGGTCCGCCGAGCCGGTCTTCGCCGTGGCCGAGGCCACCCGGCTGATCTTCGCAGCGTTCATGACCAGCCCGGAGCGCACGCTGGCCCGCTACCGGCTCACCCGCGTCGTCGGGCCGCTGCGCGATCGCGAGATCGCCAGCGTCGCCCGCTACGAGCGCACACTCAGCGACTACCTGCGCGGCCGGCTGCCGGACACCTCGGAAGCCGCGCTCGCCGCCCACGTCGCGGCCGCCTCGTTCGCGGCCGCCCACAACCAGGTCCTGCGCGAGTGGCTGCGGGCGGGCGGGACCAGGGACGCCCATCCCGCGCTCGACGCCGCGCTGGCCACAGTTTCGGCAGTCATGACGCCGCTGATCGCCGGCGTCGCCCACGACAGGAGGTCATAG